CACGTTCACTATCCCGACCGGGACGAACCGTAGCGGCGCGGGCCGAGCAGCCAGCCTTGAGCTTATTCCCGATGTCTTTGATGGAGGCCGTTGTCGACCAGGCCAACCTCGAAACCGCCTGGAGAAACGTGAAAGCGAACCGCGGAGCCCCCGGCCCCGATGGGATCACGATCACGAAGTTCCCCGACTGGTTCCGAACACGGTGGCCGCAGGTCCGACAGCAGCTCCTCGGTGGGACGTACCGGCCAGGACCGGTGCGGCGCAAAACCATCGACAAACCCGATGGCGGCCAGCGGTTGCTCGGTATCCCAAACGTGCTCGACCGACTGATTCAGCAAGCCATCGTCCAGGTCCTGACGCCGATCTTCGACCCGCATTTCAGCGAGTCGAGCTTCGGTTTTCGGCCCCAACGCTCTGCTCATGGAGCAGCCAAGCAGGTCGGGCGTACGATCCGTCGTGGTCATCGCTATGCCGCCGACATCGATCTGTCGAAGTTCTTCGACCGAGTTCAGCACGACGTCCTGCTGACGCGTGTCGCTCGTCGAGTCGACGACAAGCTGCTGCTGCGATTGATCGGCCGCTACCTGCGAGCGGGCGTGATGGTCGATGGAGCTCTGCAACCAACCGATATTGGCACGCCCCAAGGCGGTCCACTCAGCCCGATCTTAAGCAACATCCTGCTTGACGATCTGGACAAGGAGTTGGAACGCCGAGGGCTGCCGTTCGTGCGGTACGCGGATGATTTCGCCGTCTTTGCGAAATCGAAACGTAGTGCCGAGCGAATCATGACATCGGTCTCGCGCTACTTGACTGGCGCCCTTCGCTTGGTGGTGAACCAAGAGAAGAGCCAGGTTGTCGCCAGCACAGAATTCGAGTTCCTTGGATTCGCATTCGTCAAATCGCGCGCGACGATCAACGTAGCGGCGAAGTCCGTCCGGAAGTTCAAGCAGCGTATCCGCGAGATTACCGGCCGCAGCCGGGGCATCTCGATGGAGGATCGCTTGGGCAGACTGCGACGATACGTTCGCGGCTGGATGGGCTACTTCGGCTTGGCGTCTCAGTTGAAGCTGTTCGACAGACTCGACCAGTGGATACGTCGTCGCATTCGAATGTGTCACTGGAAACAGTGGCGTCGGCCGAAACGCCGACGCGAAATGCTCATTCGG
This sequence is a window from Posidoniimonas polymericola. Protein-coding genes within it:
- the ltrA gene encoding group II intron reverse transcriptase/maturase encodes the protein MSLMEAVVDQANLETAWRNVKANRGAPGPDGITITKFPDWFRTRWPQVRQQLLGGTYRPGPVRRKTIDKPDGGQRLLGIPNVLDRLIQQAIVQVLTPIFDPHFSESSFGFRPQRSAHGAAKQVGRTIRRGHRYAADIDLSKFFDRVQHDVLLTRVARRVDDKLLLRLIGRYLRAGVMVDGALQPTDIGTPQGGPLSPILSNILLDDLDKELERRGLPFVRYADDFAVFAKSKRSAERIMTSVSRYLTGALRLVVNQEKSQVVASTEFEFLGFAFVKSRATINVAAKSVRKFKQRIREITGRSRGISMEDRLGRLRRYVRGWMGYFGLASQLKLFDRLDQWIRRRIRMCHWKQWRRPKRRREMLIRLGVPRRQAIRHARSRQGYWHMSKTIASGVGLNNAWLAEQGLLSIKTLWAELAPLRRTA